The following are encoded together in the Planctomycetota bacterium genome:
- a CDS encoding DUF1428 domain-containing protein: MAHYVDGYVLPVPKKKLPAYRRMAQKASKIFTEHGAIEYRECIGDDLNVKFGVPFPKQIKAKPGDTVVFAYIVYKSRAQRDRVNAKVMKDPRCHAMCDPNNLPFDMKRMLVGGFKTLVYA; encoded by the coding sequence ATGGCTCACTACGTCGATGGATACGTGCTGCCGGTTCCGAAGAAGAAGCTTCCCGCCTACCGCCGAATGGCGCAGAAGGCCAGCAAGATCTTCACCGAACACGGAGCGATCGAATACCGCGAATGCATCGGCGACGACCTGAACGTGAAGTTCGGCGTTCCTTTTCCGAAGCAGATCAAGGCGAAGCCCGGCGACACCGTGGTTTTTGCGTACATCGTCTACAAGTCGAGGGCGCAGCGTGACCGCGTGAACGCCAAGGTCATGAAGGACCCGCGTTGCCATGCGATGTGCGATCCCAACAACCTGCCCTTCGACATGAAGCGAATGCTCGTTGGCGGATTCAAGACCCTCGTCTACGCCTGA
- the tsaE gene encoding tRNA (adenosine(37)-N6)-threonylcarbamoyltransferase complex ATPase subunit type 1 TsaE has protein sequence MKSFEIETHSHAQTEEVAAKLATLLVGGETIALRGDLGAGKTCFVRGLAVGLGCDERQVSSPTFILLQRYRGSRIDLVHVDAYRLSNPQQLRDSGLEIGAPDSVAAIEWAEKVEGELPGESIQVRLTATSPTDRQIVVEAMPDFVEGLRVSMRARPCAICGAAVPFLGEFKPFCSKRCREVDLGRWIDGRYTISRPIEQTDLDED, from the coding sequence ATGAAGTCTTTTGAAATCGAAACCCACTCCCATGCACAGACCGAGGAGGTCGCCGCCAAGCTGGCCACGCTGCTGGTCGGCGGGGAGACCATCGCGCTGCGCGGCGATCTGGGGGCGGGCAAGACCTGTTTCGTCCGCGGGCTTGCCGTCGGACTTGGATGCGACGAGCGTCAGGTCAGCAGCCCGACCTTCATCCTGCTGCAGCGCTACCGCGGCTCGCGGATCGATTTGGTCCATGTCGACGCCTACCGACTCTCCAATCCCCAGCAGTTGCGCGACAGTGGGCTGGAGATCGGCGCCCCGGACAGCGTGGCGGCCATCGAGTGGGCGGAGAAGGTCGAGGGCGAGCTGCCCGGCGAGTCGATTCAGGTTCGATTGACCGCCACCAGCCCGACGGATCGGCAGATCGTCGTCGAGGCCATGCCGGATTTCGTCGAAGGGCTCCGGGTGTCGATGCGCGCCCGGCCCTGCGCGATCTGCGGCGCGGCCGTGCCTTTTCTGGGCGAATTCAAGCCCTTCTGCTCCAAGCGCTGCCGCGAAGTGGATCTGGGCCGCTGGATCGATGGCCGCTACACCATCTCGCGCCCGATCGAGCAGACCGATCTCGACGAGGATTAA
- a CDS encoding host attachment protein produces METTSHIGNARQHLHWIATVDERHATLFSCTMVPGKRWHIEKKNSTQNTWENSHEMHRPNTLGGGSKTNSVQHSGSFGHEKDEENLRFAREVGTWLKDAAKKHASEHICIFAASRFLGLLRKEMGSHDGRIDLHECELTHLQPQELSVHPTVLAALDRLNIAASK; encoded by the coding sequence ATGGAAACAACATCGCATATCGGAAACGCCAGGCAGCATCTTCACTGGATCGCCACGGTCGACGAGCGGCATGCGACCCTGTTCTCGTGCACGATGGTTCCCGGAAAGCGCTGGCACATCGAGAAGAAGAATTCCACCCAGAACACCTGGGAAAACTCCCACGAGATGCACCGGCCGAACACGCTTGGGGGTGGTTCAAAAACGAATTCGGTCCAGCACTCCGGCTCCTTCGGTCACGAGAAGGATGAGGAGAACCTTCGGTTTGCCCGCGAGGTCGGCACCTGGCTCAAGGACGCGGCAAAGAAGCATGCATCCGAGCACATCTGCATTTTCGCAGCGTCGCGGTTTCTTGGATTGCTGCGCAAGGAAATGGGCAGCCATGACGGGCGCATCGACCTGCATGAATGCGAATTGACCCACCTTCAACCCCAGGAACTCTCCGTCCATCCCACCGTCCTTGCCGCATTGGATCGACTCAACATCGCCGCAAGCAAGTGA
- a CDS encoding DUF3494 domain-containing protein translates to MNVKFKVIYSIFGAMSLLAAFTPSAAHADYLNSAASFGVLGGSTVTNTGLTTVIGNLGVWPGTAVTGFGPGIVTGGAIHAGDAVAQAAHNDTVSAFAAFSGMAFNTNLTGQNLGGLTLTPGVYFFSTSAALNNVVLTLDGQGNANAEFIFRIGSTLITASSASVVGINGADGCNVYWQVGSSATLGTGTAFMGSILAQASITMNTNASILMGRALAIDGAVTLDSNAIDTTCSVIPAPGAAMVIGLCGVLARRRRHSAVR, encoded by the coding sequence ATGAATGTCAAATTCAAGGTTATTTACTCTATTTTTGGCGCGATGTCACTTCTGGCGGCGTTCACCCCCTCGGCGGCCCATGCGGACTATTTGAACTCCGCGGCGTCGTTCGGAGTCCTGGGCGGCTCCACCGTGACCAACACGGGACTCACAACCGTCATTGGCAATCTCGGCGTCTGGCCGGGGACAGCGGTGACGGGCTTTGGGCCCGGAATTGTCACCGGAGGCGCGATTCACGCGGGCGATGCCGTCGCTCAGGCGGCCCACAACGATACGGTGTCGGCGTTCGCCGCATTCAGCGGCATGGCGTTCAATACCAATCTGACCGGGCAGAACCTGGGTGGATTGACCTTGACGCCCGGCGTGTACTTCTTCTCGACCTCGGCGGCCCTGAATAATGTCGTCCTGACGCTGGATGGCCAGGGCAATGCCAATGCGGAATTCATTTTCCGCATCGGCAGCACGCTCATCACCGCCAGCTCCGCCTCGGTCGTGGGAATCAATGGTGCGGACGGCTGCAACGTCTATTGGCAGGTCGGCAGTTCCGCAACCCTGGGAACCGGCACGGCGTTCATGGGAAGCATTCTGGCCCAAGCCAGCATCACCATGAACACCAATGCAAGCATCCTGATGGGCAGGGCATTGGCGATCGACGGCGCGGTCACCCTGGATTCGAATGCCATTGACACCACCTGCAGCGTTATCCCGGCGCCAGGCGCTGCGATGGTGATCGGCTTGTGTGGCGTGCTCGCACGCAGGCGTCGGCACAGCGCGGTGCGGTGA
- a CDS encoding flavin reductase family protein: MAKPTKKKALALSQVYRLIEPGPVVLVSTREGGKDNIMAMSWHMMVDFEPPILACVISNRGRTFAMVRKTRELVINIPTVKLARKVVACGNASGRFVDKFRVIGLTPSPAAKVRAPLIAECFANLECKVIDATMAAKYNIFIVEVVKAWIDRSQTHPRTIHHQGRGVFIVDGRTFKLPSRMK, from the coding sequence ATGGCCAAACCCACCAAAAAGAAAGCCCTTGCTCTCTCCCAGGTCTATCGTCTGATCGAGCCCGGTCCGGTGGTGCTGGTCTCGACCCGGGAGGGAGGGAAAGACAACATCATGGCCATGTCGTGGCACATGATGGTGGACTTCGAGCCGCCGATCCTGGCCTGCGTCATCAGCAACCGCGGGCGCACCTTCGCCATGGTGCGGAAGACCCGGGAACTGGTGATCAACATTCCCACCGTGAAACTGGCCCGAAAGGTGGTGGCGTGCGGCAATGCTTCGGGACGTTTCGTGGACAAATTCCGCGTGATCGGTCTGACCCCGTCCCCTGCAGCGAAGGTGCGGGCGCCGCTGATTGCCGAATGCTTCGCCAATCTGGAATGCAAGGTGATCGACGCGACCATGGCGGCGAAATACAACATCTTCATCGTCGAAGTGGTCAAGGCCTGGATCGACCGCTCGCAAACGCATCCCCGCACCATCCATCACCAGGGGCGCGGAGTGTTCATCGTTGACGGCCGGACTTTCAAACTGCCATCGCGGATGAAATAG
- a CDS encoding VOC family protein, which translates to MTTTIKPGAIATGTHVQPYLFFGGRCEEALEFYRTAIGAQVDLVKLFKDSPEPMPPGILAPGFEHKVMHATFRVGPSVVHASDGCSNGQKYDGFSLTLSVPTVAEADRTFAALSAGGKVTMPLGKTFWSPRFGMLTDRFGIGWMVIVTP; encoded by the coding sequence ATGACCACGACGATCAAGCCCGGCGCCATCGCGACCGGAACGCATGTCCAGCCCTATCTCTTTTTCGGCGGCCGCTGCGAGGAGGCGCTTGAGTTCTACCGCACCGCGATCGGCGCCCAGGTGGACCTCGTCAAGCTGTTCAAGGACAGCCCCGAACCGATGCCGCCCGGCATCCTGGCTCCGGGATTCGAGCACAAGGTCATGCACGCCACCTTCCGCGTCGGACCATCGGTCGTGCATGCCTCGGATGGCTGCTCGAATGGACAGAAATACGACGGATTCTCGCTCACGCTCTCGGTGCCCACGGTCGCCGAGGCGGACCGCACCTTCGCCGCGCTTTCCGCCGGCGGAAAGGTGACGATGCCGCTGGGCAAGACCTTCTGGTCGCCGCGATTCGGCATGCTCACCGACCGTTTCGGCATCGGCTGGATGGTCATCGTCACACCCTGA